The following DNA comes from Rhineura floridana isolate rRhiFlo1 chromosome 18, rRhiFlo1.hap2, whole genome shotgun sequence.
TCCAACATCCGCTGAAGGGCTGCGGTTTTAAGTAAGTTTTCAAAATGCCCCTCTCAATTTCACAGCATTTATTGAAAAAAAACGACAACATTCAGCTGCCAGACCCAAAAGCTGGGCAGAGAAAATGCAGAGCAAGGATGCAAGAATGTGCCATGTTGTTAGGGAGGAGGGAGATTTCTGCAACAACAGGCAGGAACTGTCCCAGGGTAAGTGGGGAGGAGTGTGTCGCTGCAGAACTCGGCTGGAGATTTGCCTCTACCAAGAACCTGCTACAGCCTCCCTGCCTGTAAGTGCAACGCGGAACAAGAGTCCGGGCCCTGCGCTCAGAAGAACAGAGAGAGGGAGGATCTTGCTTCCCAACATTGTAAGAAGCATAGAAAAGCTTCAGTGCAGAGGGCTGCCAGCAAGGCACGACAAAACTGTCAAATGATAGCAGAACACCCAAGGGAGGTAGTAATATCACTGCTCCAGCTGCTGTGCTAATCCAGCATTTTTTCCAAATGCCTACTAGCTAAATTACATTCATGTTCAGGGAATCAAGATGAAAGGCGTACTTGAAAAGGTTACCTTATAGCAACCTTTGGTcctgttgctgaatgacaactcccatcagccccaacaagcatggccaatggccaggaatgataggagttgtcattcagcaacatcaggagggccaaaggttccccatccctgccttatacAGTAGGTAAGGAGTTATTCCCCCACCCGGCAAGAATTGCTGAGCCAGGAGGAGCCTCGTGACTGGGAGTGGTGACTTGGTACAGAGATGCAGCCTCCATTGAAGGCAGCTTGTTCCACTGCTGGAGTGATTCAACGTTCCAACCCTTGTACCCTTTACAGGGCAGTGGGTAGCCACCCACCCCTGTGGGAAGGAAGGTTGACCAGCTAGCCATGCAGAAATCTCAGCCCACTAGCTGGGAGCAACCCAGTTTGCCTGTTGTAAAATTGCTGTACTTGTTGCTATGCAAAATTGATGttttaagaggttttttttaaaaaaaaatcaggcttCCAGGTGGCTCAAcccccccacccttccttcagtTTCATGAGCGCCCCTGTCAATGCACGTAAGCACACAAGGTGGAAATGTAATTCTGGCTAACCGATTCTTAAAGAAACGATAGTCCCTGTCATCACATCGTCTCCACCTTCATTTTAACCCCCACGGAAGCCGTGAAAGTGAAGATGAAGATAGATGGCTGTTGTGTTCTGACAAAAGATTCCTTTCAACAAAACTGAGGGGGACGCTATAAAGATCCTCCCATTGAGTTCGTTAATGCAAGTCAGTTGGTCGTTGTTTCGGGGGTGCAGAACCCTGATCGGGAAGCGTGGGGGCTTTGGTAGACCTCCGCAGGAGGTGGTGCTGAGGAGAGATGCCAGCCCGGATCCACCCCCACAATCATTCGCGGTCACAGTTTCCGGGCGCACAACTGGAAGCGGGCTTCTTCCGAGATGCCGTACTGTTCCAAGGGGTCCTGCAGCCAAACGAGAGGATGGGGCTTGAGCACCTAGAGTCTGCAAACGCTGCCTACGATTGCCTGGGGAAGTGGCCGTAGCTCAGAGAcaactgctttgcgtgcagaaggtcccaggctcaatccccaatggcatctccaggtagggctaggaatgtcccccgcctgaacccctggagagctgctgccagtcagtgtagacaacaatgGCTAGACAGCCCaatggtttattttatttgtttactgcatttatataccgcctcatagccaaagctctggagaagagaagactgaggggagagatgatagcactcttcaagtacatgaaaggttgtcacatagaggagggccgggatctcagtcgtcccagagtgcaggacacggaataatgggctcaagttgcaggaagccagatttcgactggacatcaggaaaaacttcctgttagagccatacgacaatggaaccaattactagagaggtagtgggctctctgacagtggaggccttcaagaggcagctggacagccatctgtcgggaatgctttgatttggattcctgcattgagcagggggttggacttgatggccttgtaggccccttccaactctactattccatgattctgtctgggcagtttacaacaattagatGGTTTCACTTGGCATGCAGTTTCTTACGTTCCTAAACAGTCTGCTGTGGTTTCTtacgtgtttttttttaagaaaataaaaagtaCAGTCCAGAGGTGCAGACTGTCCATTATTCCCAGCCTACACAGCATGGAGTCTGCAAGTTCTTAATCCCAGTCAATACTTGCTAGTACTGGGGCATATGGAGCAGACCCCCTCCATACACACCCCTGTTCTGTCTCACCTTTCCAGTCATTTTCTGGATCTCGTTCCGATAGAAGATCAAGCTGCTTCTCATGAACTCGTAACTGTGGGTGGACGGAGAAGAGATTCGCTAAGCacaggggggggggggacagaatcaGCCACAGGACATGGCTGGATTTCTCATGGACAACTGCTCAGAAAGGGGACCCTCGGGATCCCCCAGAAACGGCTGCCTGCCCAAACAGCCCGAGTGCGAACAGCTCCTCTTGCACCTGATGCTTCTGGGACCTGCAGCTCGTTCTCAGGGCCGATAAGCAAAAAAGGTGGGAGACTCTTCAAGGCTGtatctcagggatggggaacctctgggctGGTGGCCAAATACGCCCCCctggcctctccatctggccgcTGGGACTTTCCTCAGGCCAAACCCCTcgccagccctgctctgcacccgcCTCGAGCGTCTTTGCTCGGCTGCAATGCGTCCCTGAACGTTGATGCCGCCTCTGCCTTGCCCAAGATAGAGAGGGATGCGCATGAGCATGCGGAGAATctggcctgctgtacaaaggccaGAGtcacatttgctgctctgcccaccTTGGCCACTGGCCCCGGCcaacactagcatgtggcccccggaagggaAGGCGGCCCTCGGGCTGCAAAAAGGTCCAATGCTTCTGCCCTACCTGTTGCCAGGATTCAGTTAGAATGGCTCCTGCTGTGGTAGGTTTTCTAGACGCTGTGCGAGGATCACAACACGCGCGCCGCCCCCTCGAAGTGGACCCAAAAGGAGGgacagaggggacccccaaactCCCCCCAACGGCCAGGTCTCACCTGGCCCTTTGAAGCACCTCCACCCACTCATGACACTGGTCTTCTGAATCGCATTCAAAGAAATACTTCCTCTCTGGTTCTTCAAGGAAACCTGGGAACacaatgcaacaacaacaaacccacaAACAACGTCATCGATTGTTATTAGTAACTATTAATAATTCAACTTGCTAGTTGCTtgtcaaggaaaaaaaggggggtctTCAAGTGACTTAACATTTTTAAGAGCAAAAGTTGACAATATCTAGCTCGGTGGGAGGGCCCCTGCTTTGCAGGCAGGATCAATCCCTGTTGTCCCTAAAATCCCAGAAATCccagagtgctgctgccagtcagtgtagacaatgctgagctagatgatacaCTGGCGTATCTTTATTCAACACCCTGAGGACCAGAACCTCactttttaggggaagggccatgagtcagtggcagagcccctgctttgcatgcagaagttcccaggctcAACCCCCAGGATCTCCAGACACGGCTGGGAgagacacctgcctgaaaccttggagagctcctgccagtcagtgcaggcaatactgagctagatggacctatggtctgaatCAGAACAACATTTCTACGTCCCTCTCCCTTAAAATCTGTTTCTCTGGTCAGAGAGTGTGGGCATTTCCCTTTTTCACCAAAGGGCGATTTTGCTCAGGCACCCCCCTCCACCCCCAAGAGATATAGCGCGAGCCTTGGGGGACAACCTCTTTCTAACAGTGACTGCCGGCTAGATGATAAGGTGTTCCATACGCTGCTGTTATCTAAGGCCAAGCAGAAAGCCGCGAGAGGACAGGGAACGGGCTGGCGGGGCAAGCAGCTTCCAACGGCTGTTTTTGCATAGGAAGAGAAACATTTGAGATCTCAGCCCCGCAGACGTGTGTCAGCACCGCTGGGAAGGCCTGTGGAGCTTGgcggtagaacacctgctttgcatgcagaaggtcctcagTTCAATCTTCTGCATCTCCAATTTAAAGGAAAGACTCCCCCTGCAGAGCCAGTCAAGGTAGGCAGCCCTGAGCAAGATGGGCCAACGTTCGAACTCGGCATAAGTCCGCTCCCTCGGTTCCAATTTAAATCAGCCTTTTTTCCCCCTGagccatgaggactggaaccttaacttttttttttaaatgagaaagCTTGTAACTCAGCGacagagtacctgctttgcaggcgcaaagtctcaggttcattccctggtatctccagctagaaaagacccctgcctgaaaccctggacagccgctgccagtcagtgcagatgatacttagctagatggaccaatggcctgactcaataacggcagcttcctgtgttcacgaGGAATGTGTACCAAAAAGAGAGGTGCTTGTACGGTTAGAATAACCAAGAAAAGTgccttaagaacatcagaagaatcCGTCTGCCAGATTGGACCACAGGCCCATCtaaggccagcaccacagtggCCAAtgggatgcctctgggaagcccacaggtgGGGCAGGAAGGTGACAGCCCTCTCCCAAGCACTGCTTCGCCGAGCAACCAATATTCACTGGTAGACTGCTTCGCAATGTGGAGGTTCTACTGGCCCTTTATGGCCACTGGCCTCCCTGCGATGGAATGGAGTTCAAAGTCCGCTCCCTCTCAATCCTGTCCTGCTAAAGTGGCTGCAGACGCCCCAGAAAAAGCCATCTGTGAAGGGAAATCCCcttgtccccctccccaaatatccccaaagcccttcccccccccgatgAACTCACTAATGGAAAACATGGTTTCTTCCTCTTTGCTGATCCTGCAGTGTTCCAGCAGCAAAGCACCAATTGGctggcgagagagagagagagagaaatgattcATTGCTTTCTACACCTGAGATTTTTAAATCATTATTTCAGTCTGGCATCCTccccattcattttttttaatttggatcAACAGCtgcttgatttttttctttaaatggaGTTGTAACCAACTCAGTTCTActtacagtagacccactgagatcAATGACCCAgggttagtcatgcccattaacttcaatggatccactctgagtaggagtagagTTGGATGTAACGTACGGTGAAGAGGGTAATCAGTTTCTTACATAAATTCTTTAAAagtttttatacacacacacacacacacacagagttgttTGCAGAAAGGTTGGGGATCCTCCAGATGTCAGCTGGACCCCCAATTTCGGTagtggctggccactatgagaacaggctgGTGGCCTAAATGCCCCCCCTTGGCCTGAAATTAAATCTATTAGACTTTTTAATAATAGTTGTTTATATCAGATGCTGCCTTCTTGTCACCCTCAGCAACTTGCACGAGGTGATCATCCCTGAATACTAGGCACTCAAACAGCCTTATCACCATCAATTCAATTTATTACCGGCCCTTCAGCACCAGGCCCCCAGGGTGGGTTTACagccatttaaaattcaatattaaaaacagttaaaacaaatcacCATCACAGAAAAAAGGTGTCTCCTGAAAACACTGAAAAATATAAAATCCTTTCCACCAAAGTTACTAGCCCTCAGCAGGAATTCCCTAGGGCTGATAAGTAATAATTACCTCAGCCTCATCTGTTCGGAAGTAGAAGAGAAAGTTGACGACCAGCTTCACCAAGCGCTTCTTCAGGGCTGTGGAGAAATACAAAACAGAGTTCTTTGACTGCTGGGAGGCACACAGGGAGGCTCATGGGGTAGAGCAACCGCAATCCTGGGGCAGGAGCTCCCCCCTGAATCATCCCTGAGATAGCTTAGTTCCGCGTGGTGGAAGAAGGCACCCACAAACTCAGATGTCCCCTTTAAGCCATCATGATTTTTGCTCCTTCACTGCCAAAGTGggatagtggttacagtgttggattaggaccacctcggttcaaatcccccactctgccatgaagctgactgggcaaTGTCgggcaagtctctctctctctctctctctctgcctaacttacctcacagggttgttgtgaggataaacagcagcagcaggagaaccGTGCGTGCCAAACTAAACTTCCTGGGCTAAGAATGCGGCAGGAATGCTCTAACAAAATTAATGTTATGACATGCAGCGCTCCACTCAACCAACTAACAAACACTTACAAATAATTACTAAGAAATAATTACTAaataattgaaa
Coding sequences within:
- the PLEKHJ1 gene encoding pleckstrin homology domain-containing family J member 1, with translation MRYNERELLSLSRQPAEKAAEILMRAPKKGSALKKRLVKLVVNFLFYFRTDEAEPIGALLLEHCRISKEEETMFSISFLEEPERKYFFECDSEDQCHEWVEVLQRASYEFMRSSLIFYRNEIQKMTGKDPLEQYGISEEARFQLCARKL